Proteins found in one Streptomyces sp. CB09001 genomic segment:
- a CDS encoding LacI family DNA-binding transcriptional regulator, whose amino-acid sequence MTAAGKHQVSRAETSRRGSRPGRAGIRDVAAAAGVSITTVSDALNGKGRLPDATRRHVREVADRLGYRPSAAARTLRTGKSGLIGLTVTTYGDEPFTFTEFAYFAEMARAATSAALARGYALVILPATSRHDVWSNVALDGTVVIDPSDHDPVVSELVRQGLPVVSDGRPAGSLPVTAWVDNDHEAAVLGILDHLADAGARRIGLLTGTTTDTYTHLSTTAYLRWCERVGQDPVYEAYPAHDPCAGAVAADRLLARPDRPDAVYGLFDPNGTDLLAAARRYGLRVPEDLLLVCCSESTVYASTEPPITTLSLKPRRIGTAVIQVLIDAIEGLHSDQPVEQVIPTELIVRTSSQRRPPRTTVSPPRSPEGE is encoded by the coding sequence ATGACAGCAGCAGGGAAGCACCAGGTGAGCCGCGCGGAAACCTCACGTCGAGGCAGTCGGCCGGGTCGGGCAGGCATCAGGGACGTGGCCGCCGCCGCCGGAGTATCCATCACTACCGTCTCCGACGCCCTCAACGGCAAGGGCCGACTCCCGGATGCCACCCGGCGCCATGTGCGCGAGGTCGCCGACCGACTGGGCTACCGGCCCTCGGCGGCCGCCCGCACACTCCGCACCGGCAAGTCCGGACTCATCGGCCTGACCGTGACGACGTACGGGGATGAACCTTTCACCTTCACCGAGTTCGCGTACTTCGCCGAGATGGCGCGCGCCGCCACGTCCGCCGCGCTCGCCCGCGGCTACGCCCTCGTCATCCTCCCGGCGACGTCCCGTCACGACGTGTGGTCCAACGTCGCGCTCGACGGCACGGTCGTCATCGACCCCTCGGACCACGACCCGGTCGTCAGCGAACTCGTCCGCCAGGGCCTGCCCGTCGTCTCCGACGGTCGCCCGGCCGGCTCACTGCCGGTCACCGCCTGGGTGGACAACGACCACGAGGCGGCCGTACTCGGCATCCTCGACCACCTCGCCGACGCGGGCGCCCGCAGGATCGGCCTGCTCACCGGTACCACGACCGACACGTACACCCATCTGTCGACCACCGCCTACCTGCGCTGGTGCGAGCGCGTCGGCCAGGACCCGGTCTACGAGGCCTACCCCGCGCACGACCCGTGCGCCGGCGCGGTCGCCGCCGACCGGCTGCTCGCCCGCCCCGACCGGCCCGACGCCGTATACGGGCTGTTCGATCCGAACGGCACCGACCTGCTCGCCGCCGCCCGCCGCTACGGCCTGCGCGTTCCCGAGGACCTGTTGCTGGTCTGCTGCAGCGAGTCCACCGTGTACGCCAGCACCGAGCCGCCCATCACCACCCTCTCGTTGAAGCCCCGCCGCATCGGCACCGCCGTGATCCAGGTCCTCATCGACGCGATCGAGGGGCTGCACTCCGACCAGCCGGTCGAGCAGGTCATACCGACCGAACTGATCGTGCGTACCTCGTCGCAGCGGCGCCCGCCGCGTACGACGGTCAGCCCACCGCGGTCGCCGGAGGGCGAGTAG
- the hisC gene encoding histidinol-phosphate transaminase yields MSETSPKLRAELEGIPTYKPGKPAAADGPVAYKLSSNENPYPPLPGVMETVTAAASSFNRYPDMACTSLMAELSDRFGVPLAHLATGTGSVGVAQQLIQATSGPGDEVIYAWRSFEAYPIITQISGARSVQVPLTPDEVHDLDAMADAITDRTRLIFVCNPNNPTGTVVRRAELERFLDRVPSDVLVVLDEAYREFIRDAEVPDGVEFYRERSNVCVLRTFSKAYGLAGLRVGFAIAHEPVAAALRKTAVPFGVSQIAQEAAIASLRAEDELIGRVGSLVCERTRVADALRAQGWTVPETQANFVWLRLGERTLAFANACEQAGVVVRPFAGEGVRVTVGESEANDIFLKVSEEFRKEL; encoded by the coding sequence GTGAGCGAGACGAGCCCCAAGCTGCGCGCCGAGCTGGAGGGGATTCCCACCTACAAGCCGGGCAAGCCCGCCGCGGCCGACGGCCCGGTGGCCTACAAGCTGTCCTCCAACGAGAACCCGTACCCGCCGCTGCCGGGAGTGATGGAGACGGTGACGGCCGCCGCTTCCTCCTTCAACCGCTACCCGGACATGGCCTGCACGTCGCTGATGGCCGAGCTGTCCGACCGCTTCGGGGTGCCCCTGGCCCACCTGGCCACCGGCACCGGCTCGGTCGGTGTGGCCCAGCAGCTGATCCAGGCGACCTCGGGCCCCGGCGACGAGGTGATCTACGCCTGGCGCTCCTTCGAGGCGTACCCGATCATCACGCAGATCAGCGGCGCGAGGTCCGTGCAGGTGCCGCTGACGCCGGACGAGGTGCACGACCTGGACGCCATGGCGGACGCGATCACCGACCGCACCCGCCTGATCTTCGTCTGCAACCCCAACAACCCCACGGGCACGGTGGTGCGGCGGGCCGAGCTGGAGCGGTTCCTGGACCGGGTGCCGAGCGACGTGCTGGTGGTCCTGGACGAGGCCTACCGCGAGTTCATCCGGGACGCCGAGGTTCCGGACGGCGTCGAGTTCTACCGTGAGCGGTCCAACGTCTGCGTTCTGCGCACCTTCTCCAAGGCCTACGGCCTGGCGGGACTGCGGGTCGGGTTCGCGATCGCCCACGAGCCGGTGGCGGCGGCGCTGCGCAAGACGGCGGTGCCCTTCGGGGTCAGCCAGATCGCGCAGGAGGCGGCGATCGCCTCGCTGCGCGCGGAGGACGAGCTGATCGGCCGGGTCGGCTCCCTGGTGTGCGAGCGCACGCGGGTGGCCGACGCGCTGCGCGCGCAGGGCTGGACGGTGCCGGAGACCCAGGCCAACTTCGTCTGGCTGCGGCTGGGGGAGCGCACGCTCGCCTTCGCGAACGCCTGTGAGCAGGCCGGCGTGGTCGTCCGCCCCTTCGCGGGCGAGGGCGTGCGCGTGACGGTCGGGGAGAGCGAGGCGAACGACATCTTCCTGAAGGTGTCGGAGGAGTTCCGCAAGGAGCTGTAG